One Streptomyces lincolnensis genomic region harbors:
- a CDS encoding WXG100 family type VII secretion target — MGDSWVGGDIGGLRTMAETYRAAKEKLDGVVTPLGRAVENLAADTHWQGEAAETFRAKWSEDLMAAGGFATLVHSAGDIVSDLVDALSTCETALQNAEHTATRQGVTTGAGGVPLPVVTAAPPDAGDRTTTAALTEYDTVRRQILHTAQQARLVAADKLRGLYAQVTAPASTGDKVTLADALRGLYAYDAEDARAGGREARAALDSAKAEEQAAKKELRAERKAYQKAGRALPKDLPAKGAYADAVTKLDSLEEAIARADNGSTALPYDRALNVKLADAAEALRVGRGVAELPEFLREIPVLDVAAAGACGVLEASDDHDKGWSWKKSVVVDEGANLGGLAAGAAITAGVVAAAPVELTAGAVAVVGVGATIVATSVIDHAFHEHWSEDIHDHGVVGGVLHGAGDVLSETGDDLVRLKDDVWHGIKSIF; from the coding sequence GTGGGTGACAGCTGGGTCGGCGGGGACATCGGCGGACTGCGCACGATGGCCGAGACGTACCGGGCCGCCAAGGAGAAGCTGGACGGCGTGGTCACGCCCCTCGGTCGCGCGGTCGAGAACCTGGCGGCCGACACGCACTGGCAGGGCGAGGCCGCCGAGACCTTCCGCGCCAAGTGGAGCGAGGACCTCATGGCGGCCGGCGGCTTCGCGACCCTCGTGCACAGCGCGGGCGACATCGTCTCCGACCTCGTCGACGCCCTGTCCACCTGCGAGACGGCCCTCCAGAACGCCGAGCACACGGCCACGCGGCAGGGCGTCACCACCGGCGCCGGGGGCGTGCCGCTGCCGGTCGTCACGGCGGCCCCACCCGACGCCGGTGACCGGACGACCACCGCCGCGCTGACCGAGTACGACACGGTCCGCCGCCAGATCCTGCACACCGCCCAGCAGGCCCGGCTGGTCGCGGCGGACAAGCTGCGCGGGCTCTACGCACAGGTGACGGCGCCGGCGTCGACCGGGGACAAGGTCACCCTCGCGGACGCGCTGCGCGGTCTGTACGCCTACGACGCCGAGGACGCCCGGGCCGGAGGCAGGGAGGCGCGGGCCGCGCTCGACAGCGCCAAGGCGGAGGAGCAGGCCGCGAAGAAGGAGCTCCGGGCCGAGCGCAAGGCGTACCAGAAGGCGGGCCGCGCGCTGCCCAAGGACCTTCCGGCCAAAGGCGCCTACGCGGACGCGGTCACCAAGCTCGACTCCCTGGAGGAGGCCATCGCCCGCGCGGACAACGGCAGTACGGCACTGCCGTACGACCGGGCGCTGAACGTGAAGCTGGCGGACGCGGCGGAGGCGCTGCGCGTGGGCAGGGGCGTGGCGGAACTGCCGGAGTTCCTCAGGGAGATCCCGGTCCTGGACGTCGCCGCGGCCGGTGCCTGCGGGGTGCTGGAGGCCTCCGACGACCACGACAAGGGGTGGTCCTGGAAGAAGTCCGTCGTGGTGGACGAGGGCGCCAATCTCGGTGGCCTCGCCGCCGGTGCGGCGATCACCGCGGGCGTGGTCGCCGCCGCTCCCGTCGAGTTGACCGCCGGCGCGGTGGCCGTGGTCGGTGTAGGAGCGACGATCGTCGCGACCAGCGTGATCGACCACGCCTTCCATGAGCACTGGAGCGAGGACATCCACGACCACGGGGTGGTGGGCGGGGTGCTGCACGGCGCCGGCGACGTCCTCTCCGAGACCGGGGACGACCTCGTACGACTGAAGGATGACGTCTGGCATGGCATCAAGAGCATCTTCTGA
- a CDS encoding DUF6317 family protein, translated as MADLKAVQSDLTAMAKTFHDEATHYRGLHAAVAPPVADCGDPGLDHALNEVARLIVGLHAGLADRLDDHGDKVAHARDSFRRHDIDVHGLFEDLMAGEG; from the coding sequence ATGGCCGACCTCAAGGCGGTTCAGAGCGACCTCACCGCGATGGCGAAGACCTTCCACGACGAGGCCACCCACTATCGCGGCCTGCACGCCGCCGTCGCCCCGCCCGTGGCCGACTGCGGCGACCCCGGCCTCGACCACGCCCTGAACGAGGTCGCCCGGCTCATCGTCGGCCTGCATGCCGGCCTGGCCGACCGCCTCGACGACCACGGCGACAAGGTGGCCCACGCCCGCGACTCCTTCCGACGGCACGACATCGACGTACACGGGCTGTTCGAGGACCTGATGGCGGGGGAGGGCTGA
- a CDS encoding SAV_915 family protein: MEPTDRAAPPAVSAQAQEPRRSRLLDYVDVERPGRPGSPAYHTPVFVPAHLRHLDTDDASGTPTRIPFIAYELFAHPTDGTVALAFTTLGRLVAALGEAQPWVATSLGPLAEGVGELGVTVRLDPRIAPGPPNWRPADLAAYAREVA; encoded by the coding sequence GTGGAACCGACCGACAGGGCGGCGCCGCCCGCGGTGTCGGCCCAGGCCCAGGAGCCCCGTCGGTCACGCCTCCTGGACTACGTCGACGTCGAACGGCCTGGACGCCCCGGCAGCCCGGCCTACCACACCCCCGTCTTCGTCCCCGCCCATCTCCGCCACCTCGACACGGACGACGCCTCCGGCACCCCCACCCGCATCCCCTTCATCGCGTACGAACTCTTCGCGCACCCCACGGACGGCACCGTGGCCCTCGCCTTCACCACCCTGGGCAGGCTGGTCGCGGCGCTCGGCGAGGCGCAGCCGTGGGTGGCCACGTCGCTCGGCCCGCTGGCCGAAGGGGTGGGCGAACTCGGCGTCACGGTCCGGCTGGATCCGCGGATCGCGCCCGGGCCGCCCAACTGGCGGCCGGCGGACCTGGCCGCGTACGCCCGCGAGGTGGCGTGA
- a CDS encoding EamA family transporter, with product MNPPRALSPEPIPGSPVTTPSADAPSSIPVASPPESASPRRNALGPVGMVLAAGVSVQFGAALAVSLMPRAGALGVVTLRLAAAAVVMLLVCRPRLRGHSRADWGTLTLFGLTMAAMNGLFYQAADRIPLGPAVTLEVLGPLALSVLTSRRAINLVWAGLALGGVFLLGGGGFSNLDPLGAAFALGAGAMWATYIVFSARTGRRFPQADGLALAMMIAAVAFLPLGIAEAGTKLLDPTTLALGSAVALMSSVLPYTFELLALRRLPASTFAILMSLEPALAATAGFLILDQALSALESLAIALVIAASIGALRTQVGRGKAALPEG from the coding sequence ATGAACCCGCCCCGGGCCCTGAGCCCCGAGCCGATCCCTGGAAGCCCCGTGACGACACCCAGCGCCGACGCCCCTTCGTCGATCCCGGTCGCCTCCCCGCCCGAGAGCGCCTCGCCCCGCCGGAACGCCCTCGGCCCGGTGGGCATGGTGCTCGCCGCGGGGGTGTCCGTCCAGTTCGGTGCGGCGCTCGCGGTGTCGCTGATGCCGAGGGCGGGCGCGCTCGGTGTGGTCACCCTGCGGCTGGCGGCCGCCGCGGTCGTCATGCTGCTGGTCTGCCGCCCCCGGCTGCGCGGCCACTCGCGCGCCGACTGGGGCACGCTGACCCTCTTCGGCCTCACCATGGCCGCGATGAACGGCCTCTTCTACCAGGCCGCCGACCGCATCCCGCTCGGGCCCGCCGTCACCCTGGAGGTGCTCGGCCCCCTCGCGCTCTCCGTCCTGACGTCCCGCCGCGCGATCAACCTGGTGTGGGCGGGCCTCGCCCTCGGCGGAGTCTTCCTCCTCGGCGGCGGGGGCTTCTCCAACCTCGACCCGTTGGGTGCCGCGTTCGCGCTGGGCGCGGGCGCGATGTGGGCGACGTACATCGTCTTCAGCGCGCGCACCGGCCGCCGTTTCCCGCAGGCCGACGGGCTGGCGCTGGCCATGATGATCGCCGCGGTGGCGTTCCTGCCGCTCGGCATCGCCGAGGCCGGCACGAAACTCCTCGACCCGACCACGCTGGCACTGGGCTCGGCGGTCGCGCTGATGTCCTCCGTCCTGCCGTACACCTTCGAACTCCTCGCCCTGCGTCGCCTGCCCGCCTCCACCTTCGCGATCCTCATGAGCCTGGAACCGGCCCTCGCCGCCACCGCCGGCTTCCTCATCCTCGACCAGGCCCTGTCCGCCCTGGAGTCCCTCGCCATCGCCCTCGTCATCGCGGCGAGCATCGGCGCGCTGCGGACCCAGGTGGGGCGGGGGAAGGCGGCGCTGCCGGAGGGGTGA
- a CDS encoding FAD-binding and (Fe-S)-binding domain-containing protein, with protein MTDLEVGLRKAVRGDVRFDVTSRALVTMDASNYRRVPLGVVAPRDADDVAAVLEVCRAQGVPVVARGGGTSIAGQATGTGVVLDFTRHMNRLVSIDAEARTAVVQPGLVLDRLQGAAAPYGLRFGPDPSTHSRCTLGGMIGNNSCGSHSVAWGTTADSVRELDVVTGRGERLRLGQGWRGAPAGLRELVDGELERLRTGFPELPRRISGYALDALLPEKGADVARAFCGSEGTLGVVTEAVVGLVEAPRARALAVLGYPEEGAAAEAAAGLLPHRPLTVEGMAADLVRSAAGLPRGGAWLFVETGGESEDEARARAEAIVRAADVLDALVVTDPAGQRALWRIREDASGTATRMPDGSEAWPGWEDCAVPPARLGAYLRDFRGLLAEHGLRGTPYGHFGDGCIHVRIDFDLLTQAGVARFRRFSEELADLVVAHGGSLSGEHGDGQARAELLPRMYGADMVRLFERTKSVWDPDDLLNPGMLVRPAPLDANLRFAVLPRQPVDVAFGYPADGGDFSAAVRRCVGVAKCRTTSGSGAAVMCPSFRATGEEEHSTRGRARLLHEMLAGEAGGVVTDGWRSTEVRDALDLCLSCKGCRSDCPVGVDMATYKAEFLHHHYEGRRRPAAHYSMGWLPVWLRAVTRLRLAGIVNALSGVRPLASLARRLGGIAPERRIPRVATETFSRWWGRRPKGRRDTGETVVLWPDTFTEHLSPSVGRAAVRVLEAAGLRVVLPPTLRMAVRPVGDGSSKAAISLLSTRRSRVCCGLTYVSTGQLDRARTVLLRTLDLMAPVLETDAPVVVLEPSCAAALRTDLPELLHDDPRAARLAAKVLTFAEALERLAPDWTPPALDRPVTGQTHCHQHAVLGDAADRRLRQAALLSGELSGGCCGLAGNFGFEKGHFEVSAACAEEQLLPAVRQAPDGAVVLADGYSCRTQLEQLAGGRGRHLAEVLADALGEDEGDGRGDWADGGEGDSGRG; from the coding sequence ATGACGGATCTTGAGGTCGGGCTGCGCAAAGCCGTCCGTGGTGACGTCCGTTTCGACGTCACCTCGCGGGCGCTGGTCACCATGGACGCCTCCAACTACCGGCGTGTCCCCCTGGGGGTCGTCGCTCCCAGGGACGCCGACGACGTCGCGGCCGTGCTGGAGGTGTGCCGGGCGCAGGGGGTGCCGGTGGTGGCGCGTGGGGGCGGGACCTCCATCGCCGGGCAGGCCACCGGCACAGGTGTCGTCCTGGACTTCACCCGGCACATGAACCGGCTGGTGTCGATCGACGCCGAGGCGCGTACCGCCGTTGTGCAGCCCGGGCTCGTGCTCGACCGGCTTCAGGGCGCTGCCGCTCCGTACGGGCTCCGGTTCGGGCCCGATCCGTCGACGCACAGTCGGTGCACGCTCGGCGGGATGATCGGGAACAACTCGTGCGGGTCGCATTCGGTGGCGTGGGGGACGACGGCGGACAGTGTGCGGGAGCTGGACGTGGTCACGGGGCGGGGGGAACGGCTGCGGCTGGGGCAGGGGTGGCGGGGGGCGCCCGCGGGTCTGCGGGAACTCGTCGACGGTGAGCTGGAGCGGTTGCGTACCGGGTTTCCGGAGCTGCCGCGGCGGATCTCCGGGTACGCGCTGGACGCGCTGCTGCCCGAGAAGGGGGCCGATGTCGCCCGGGCCTTCTGCGGGTCGGAGGGCACGCTGGGGGTGGTGACGGAGGCGGTCGTGGGGCTGGTGGAGGCGCCGCGGGCGCGTGCGCTGGCGGTGCTCGGGTATCCGGAGGAGGGCGCGGCCGCCGAGGCCGCGGCCGGGTTGCTGCCGCACCGCCCTCTGACGGTGGAGGGCATGGCGGCGGATCTGGTGCGCTCGGCGGCCGGGCTGCCGCGGGGCGGGGCCTGGCTGTTCGTGGAGACGGGCGGGGAGTCCGAGGACGAGGCACGCGCGCGTGCGGAGGCGATCGTGCGGGCCGCGGACGTCCTCGACGCGCTGGTGGTGACCGATCCGGCCGGGCAGCGGGCGCTGTGGCGGATCCGGGAGGACGCCAGCGGTACGGCCACCCGGATGCCCGACGGCAGCGAGGCGTGGCCCGGGTGGGAGGACTGCGCGGTGCCGCCGGCCCGGCTGGGGGCGTATCTGCGGGACTTCAGAGGGCTCCTGGCGGAGCACGGCCTGCGCGGGACGCCGTACGGCCATTTCGGGGACGGCTGCATCCATGTCCGGATCGACTTCGATCTGTTGACGCAGGCGGGCGTGGCCCGTTTCCGCCGCTTCTCGGAGGAGCTGGCCGACCTGGTCGTCGCGCACGGCGGCTCGCTGTCCGGCGAGCACGGGGACGGCCAGGCCCGGGCCGAACTGCTCCCCCGGATGTACGGGGCGGACATGGTGCGGCTGTTCGAGCGGACGAAGAGCGTCTGGGACCCGGACGACCTGCTCAACCCGGGCATGCTGGTCCGCCCGGCCCCCCTGGACGCCAACCTGCGCTTCGCCGTCCTGCCCCGGCAGCCCGTCGACGTGGCCTTCGGCTACCCGGCCGACGGCGGCGACTTCTCGGCCGCGGTACGGCGGTGCGTGGGCGTCGCCAAGTGTCGTACGACATCCGGGTCCGGGGCCGCCGTGATGTGCCCGTCCTTCCGGGCCACCGGGGAGGAGGAGCACTCCACGCGCGGGCGTGCCCGGCTGCTGCACGAGATGCTCGCGGGCGAGGCGGGAGGCGTCGTGACCGACGGCTGGCGCTCGACGGAGGTCCGGGACGCGCTCGACCTGTGCCTGTCCTGCAAGGGCTGCCGGTCCGACTGCCCGGTCGGGGTCGACATGGCCACGTACAAGGCGGAGTTCCTGCACCACCACTACGAGGGCCGCCGACGCCCGGCCGCCCACTACAGCATGGGGTGGCTGCCGGTGTGGCTCCGCGCGGTCACCCGGCTGCGCCTGGCCGGGATCGTCAACGCCCTGTCCGGCGTACGGCCGTTGGCCTCGCTGGCCAGGCGGCTCGGCGGGATCGCGCCCGAGCGGCGGATCCCGCGGGTGGCGACGGAGACGTTCAGCCGCTGGTGGGGAAGGCGGCCGAAGGGTCGCCGCGACACGGGGGAGACGGTCGTCCTGTGGCCCGACACCTTCACCGAACACCTCTCGCCGTCCGTGGGACGGGCGGCCGTGCGGGTGCTGGAGGCGGCGGGGCTGCGGGTGGTGCTGCCGCCGACGCTGCGGATGGCGGTGCGCCCGGTGGGGGACGGCTCGTCCAAGGCGGCGATCTCCCTGCTCAGCACGCGCCGCAGCCGCGTCTGCTGCGGTCTGACGTACGTCTCCACCGGCCAGCTGGACCGTGCCCGTACGGTGCTGCTGCGCACGCTGGACCTCATGGCACCGGTGCTGGAGACGGACGCCCCGGTCGTCGTCCTGGAGCCCAGCTGCGCGGCCGCGCTCCGGACCGACCTGCCGGAACTCCTGCACGACGACCCCCGCGCCGCCCGCCTCGCCGCGAAGGTGCTGACCTTCGCGGAGGCGCTGGAACGCCTCGCCCCCGACTGGACCCCGCCCGCCCTGGACCGCCCGGTCACCGGCCAGACCCACTGCCACCAGCACGCGGTCCTGGGCGACGCGGCCGACCGCCGGCTGCGTCAAGCCGCCCTGCTGTCAGGCGAGTTGAGCGGCGGCTGCTGCGGTCTCGCGGGCAACTTCGGCTTCGAGAAGGGGCACTTCGAGGTGTCGGCCGCCTGCGCCGAGGAGCAGCTCCTGCCGGCGGTACGGCAGGCACCGGACGGCGCGGTGGTCCTGGCCGACGGCTACTCCTGCCGGACCCAGCTGGAGCAGCTCGCGGGGGGGCGCGGGCGGCATCTGGCGGAGGTGCTGGCGGATGCGTTGGGGGAGGACGAAGGGGACGGCAGGGGCGACTGGGCCGACGGGGGCGAGGGGGACAGCGGTCGCGGGTGA
- the serC gene encoding phosphoserine transaminase: MADIQIPADIKPADGRFGAGPSKVQVEALDALAATGTSLLGTSHRQAPVKNLVGKVREGISELFQLPEGYEVILGNGGSTAFWDVATHGLIENKSQHLNFGEFSSKFAKAAKLAPWLAEPTVIASDPGTHPDPRAEAGVDVYAFTHNETSTGVAAPIKRVAGADEGALVLVDATSGAGGLPVDVSETDVYYFAPQKSFASDGGLWIGVFSPAAIERAERIHASGRHVPEFFSLPTAIDNSRKNQTYNTPALATLFLLNEQLEWINGQGGLAWSTGRTKDSSTRLYGWADESKYATPFVTDPAKRSQVIGTIDFSDEIDATAVAKVLRANGIVDTEPYRKLGRNQLRVAMFPAIAPADVEALTKCVDYVIEKL; the protein is encoded by the coding sequence GTGGCCGACATCCAGATTCCCGCTGACATCAAGCCCGCCGACGGTCGATTCGGTGCGGGTCCCTCCAAGGTGCAGGTGGAGGCGCTCGACGCCCTCGCCGCGACCGGTACTTCCCTCCTCGGTACCTCCCACCGCCAGGCCCCGGTCAAGAACCTGGTCGGCAAGGTACGGGAGGGCATCAGTGAGCTGTTCCAGCTCCCCGAGGGCTACGAGGTGATCCTCGGCAACGGCGGTTCCACCGCGTTCTGGGACGTCGCGACCCACGGCCTGATCGAGAACAAGTCGCAGCACCTGAACTTCGGTGAGTTCAGCTCGAAGTTCGCGAAGGCCGCCAAGCTCGCCCCCTGGCTCGCCGAGCCCACTGTCATCGCCTCCGACCCGGGCACACACCCGGACCCGCGGGCCGAGGCGGGTGTCGACGTCTACGCGTTCACGCACAACGAGACCTCCACCGGCGTCGCGGCGCCCATCAAGCGCGTGGCCGGCGCCGACGAGGGCGCGCTGGTCCTCGTGGACGCCACGTCGGGCGCGGGCGGCCTCCCGGTCGACGTCTCCGAGACGGACGTCTACTACTTCGCCCCCCAGAAGTCCTTCGCCTCCGACGGCGGCCTGTGGATCGGCGTGTTCTCCCCGGCCGCGATCGAGCGCGCCGAGCGGATCCACGCGAGCGGCCGCCACGTCCCGGAGTTCTTCTCCCTCCCGACGGCGATCGACAACTCCCGCAAGAACCAGACGTACAACACCCCGGCCCTCGCCACGCTCTTCCTCCTGAACGAGCAGCTGGAGTGGATCAACGGCCAGGGCGGCCTCGCCTGGTCCACGGGCCGCACCAAGGACTCCTCGACCCGCCTCTACGGCTGGGCGGACGAGTCCAAGTACGCGACCCCCTTCGTCACCGACCCCGCCAAGCGCTCCCAGGTCATCGGCACCATCGACTTCTCCGACGAGATCGACGCCACCGCCGTGGCCAAGGTCCTGCGCGCCAACGGCATCGTCGACACCGAGCCCTACCGCAAGCTCGGCCGCAACCAGCTCCGCGTCGCCATGTTCCCGGCGATCGCCCCGGCCGACGTCGAGGCCCTGACGAAGTGCGTCGACTACGTCATCGAGAAGCTCTGA
- a CDS encoding alpha/beta hydrolase, which translates to MRRSAAVLCGATVVLAGSLTAVPAEATAAQSGAGAQTAKVTWTKCATDDYPTLECGSVKVPLDYAKPQGRKITLAVSRVRHTGTKSQGPLLLNPGGPGGSGLDMAGWVSAAMPKEVAAQYDFIGFDPRGVGKSQPALNCEPNQFKPVRPDSVPSTAAIEKANLARAKSFADACGKKYGDVLPYINTINAAKDLDSIRKALGVQKINYFGYSYGTYLGSVYAKLFPQRVRRLVLDSIVDPTGVWYEDNLAQDYAFEKRHKAFMAWLAKYDSTYKLGTDPAKIEAKWYAVRAELAKKPAGGKVGASEFEDTFLPGGYNNAYWPHLAQAFASYVNDKDSAPLVKAYENYGSSDAKDANGYSIYTAVQCSDASWPRDWKQWRKDNWAVHEKAPFFAWNNAWYNAPCAFWPTKSHKPVNVANSKLPPTLLFQATDDAATPYQGGVTAHRLLKRSSLVVEQGGGNHGITLSGNACLDKYLAAYLLDGTLPHGTGVADATCQKSPDPKPLGPVSSATTTVTTLLGDLGLRG; encoded by the coding sequence ATGAGAAGAAGCGCAGCAGTGCTGTGCGGCGCGACCGTCGTGCTGGCCGGCTCACTCACCGCCGTTCCCGCCGAGGCCACCGCCGCGCAGTCCGGGGCCGGCGCCCAGACGGCGAAGGTCACGTGGACCAAGTGCGCCACGGACGACTACCCGACGCTGGAATGCGGCTCGGTGAAGGTGCCGCTCGACTACGCGAAGCCGCAGGGGCGGAAGATCACCCTGGCGGTGTCCCGCGTCCGGCACACCGGCACCAAGTCCCAGGGCCCGCTGCTGCTCAACCCCGGTGGCCCCGGCGGCAGCGGACTGGACATGGCCGGCTGGGTCTCCGCCGCGATGCCCAAGGAGGTCGCGGCCCAGTACGACTTCATAGGCTTCGACCCGCGCGGAGTCGGCAAGAGCCAGCCCGCGCTGAACTGCGAGCCGAACCAGTTCAAGCCGGTGCGCCCCGACTCGGTGCCGAGCACGGCCGCCATCGAGAAGGCCAACCTCGCGCGCGCCAAGTCCTTCGCCGACGCCTGCGGCAAGAAGTACGGCGACGTACTGCCGTACATCAACACGATCAACGCCGCCAAGGACCTGGACTCGATCCGCAAGGCCCTCGGCGTCCAGAAGATCAACTACTTCGGCTACTCGTACGGCACCTACCTGGGCTCGGTCTACGCCAAGCTCTTCCCGCAGCGGGTGCGCCGCCTGGTCCTGGACTCGATCGTCGACCCGACCGGTGTCTGGTACGAGGACAACCTCGCCCAGGACTACGCCTTCGAGAAGCGCCACAAGGCGTTCATGGCGTGGCTGGCCAAGTACGACAGCACGTACAAGCTCGGCACCGACCCGGCGAAGATCGAGGCCAAGTGGTACGCCGTGCGCGCCGAGCTGGCCAAGAAGCCGGCGGGCGGCAAGGTGGGCGCCTCGGAGTTCGAGGACACCTTCCTGCCGGGCGGCTACAACAACGCCTACTGGCCGCACCTCGCCCAGGCGTTCGCGTCCTACGTGAACGACAAGGACTCCGCACCGCTGGTCAAGGCGTACGAGAACTACGGGTCCTCCGACGCCAAGGACGCCAACGGCTACAGCATCTACACCGCGGTGCAGTGCAGCGACGCCTCCTGGCCGCGTGACTGGAAGCAGTGGCGCAAGGACAACTGGGCGGTGCACGAGAAGGCGCCGTTCTTCGCCTGGAACAACGCCTGGTACAACGCCCCGTGCGCGTTCTGGCCCACGAAGTCCCACAAGCCGGTGAACGTCGCCAACTCCAAGCTGCCGCCCACGCTGCTCTTCCAGGCGACCGACGACGCGGCCACCCCGTACCAGGGCGGCGTCACCGCCCACCGCCTCCTCAAGCGCTCCAGCCTCGTCGTCGAACAGGGCGGCGGCAACCACGGCATCACCCTGAGCGGCAACGCCTGCCTCGACAAGTACCTGGCCGCCTACCTCCTCGACGGCACCCTGCCCCACGGCACCGGCGTCGCCGACGCCACCTGCCAGAAGTCCCCCGACCCGAAGCCGCTGGGCCCGGTGAGCTCCGCGACGACCACCGTGACCACGCTGCTGGGGGATCTCGGCCTGCGCGGCTGA
- a CDS encoding cellulase family glycosylhydrolase has product MFRSLRRALCAVAAALLIPLGAGAQTARAAEDAAGAGYWHTSGRQILDAAGQPVRIAGINWFGFETSNNVVHGLWARDYKSMIDQMKSLGYNTIRMPFSDDILKNGAMPNSIDFSAGKNADLQGLTSLQVMDRIVGYAGQAGLKIVLDRHRPDAAGQSALWYTAAVPESTWIANLKSLAARYQGNSTVVGIDLHNEPHDPACWGCGDAARDWRLAAQRAGNAVLSVNPELLIMVEGVQSYNGVSGWWGGNLMGVADHPVHLDVPNRLVYSAHDYATSVAQQSWFSDPSFPANMPGIWDRYWGYIFKQNIAPVWVGEFGTTLQSAVDQKWLAALVDYLRPTSTYGSDSFHWTFWSWNPNSGDTGGILKDDWQSVDTVKDGYLASVKAPGFPGGPGGGDPGGPGGSAACTAAYSVSSDWGGGFNAEVKVTNAGTTALKSWKVTWTWPGAQKVTSMWNAAHTQSGATVTATNASHNGAVPAGGSASFGFGGAPGGGGVPSVSCTAT; this is encoded by the coding sequence ATGTTCCGCAGCTTGCGAAGAGCGCTGTGCGCGGTGGCGGCCGCGCTCCTGATACCGCTGGGGGCCGGTGCGCAGACGGCCCGAGCCGCCGAGGACGCGGCGGGCGCCGGCTACTGGCACACCAGCGGCCGCCAGATCCTGGACGCGGCCGGGCAGCCCGTCCGTATCGCCGGGATCAACTGGTTCGGCTTCGAGACCAGTAACAACGTCGTCCACGGCCTGTGGGCCCGGGACTACAAATCCATGATCGACCAGATGAAGTCGCTGGGCTACAACACCATCCGCATGCCCTTCAGTGACGACATCCTCAAGAACGGCGCGATGCCCAACAGCATCGACTTCTCCGCCGGCAAGAACGCCGACCTCCAGGGGCTCACCTCCCTCCAGGTCATGGACAGGATCGTGGGGTACGCCGGTCAGGCCGGCCTGAAGATCGTCCTCGACCGGCACCGCCCGGACGCCGCGGGTCAGTCGGCGCTCTGGTACACGGCGGCGGTCCCGGAATCGACGTGGATCGCCAACCTCAAGTCCCTGGCGGCCCGGTACCAGGGCAACTCCACGGTCGTCGGCATCGACCTGCACAACGAGCCGCACGATCCGGCCTGTTGGGGCTGCGGGGACGCCGCCAGGGACTGGCGGCTCGCCGCCCAGCGGGCCGGCAACGCCGTCCTGTCCGTCAACCCCGAGCTGCTGATCATGGTCGAGGGAGTGCAGTCGTACAACGGCGTCTCCGGCTGGTGGGGCGGCAACCTCATGGGGGTCGCGGACCACCCGGTGCACCTCGACGTGCCGAACCGGCTCGTCTACTCCGCCCACGACTACGCCACGTCCGTCGCCCAGCAGAGCTGGTTCAGCGATCCGTCCTTCCCCGCCAACATGCCGGGGATCTGGGACCGGTACTGGGGCTACATCTTCAAGCAGAACATCGCGCCCGTCTGGGTCGGCGAGTTCGGCACGACCCTCCAGTCGGCGGTGGACCAGAAGTGGCTGGCCGCGCTGGTGGACTATCTGCGGCCGACCTCGACGTACGGTTCCGACTCCTTCCACTGGACCTTCTGGTCCTGGAACCCCAACTCCGGTGACACGGGCGGGATCCTGAAGGACGACTGGCAGAGCGTGGACACGGTGAAGGACGGCTATCTGGCGAGCGTCAAGGCGCCGGGCTTTCCGGGCGGTCCGGGCGGGGGCGACCCGGGTGGGCCCGGTGGGTCCGCCGCCTGCACCGCCGCGTACTCCGTCAGCAGCGACTGGGGCGGCGGCTTCAACGCCGAGGTGAAGGTGACCAATGCGGGCACGACCGCGCTCAAGTCCTGGAAGGTGACGTGGACGTGGCCGGGCGCTCAGAAGGTCACGTCGATGTGGAACGCGGCGCACACCCAGAGCGGCGCGACCGTCACGGCGACGAACGCCTCGCACAACGGGGCGGTCCCGGCGGGCGGTTCGGCGAGCTTCGGGTTCGGGGGCGCGCCGGGTGGCGGGGGTGTGCCGAGTGTGAGCTGTACGGCCACGTGA